One genomic window of Kaistia geumhonensis includes the following:
- the ppk2 gene encoding polyphosphate kinase 2, which yields MDGAKKDDGGSRRVAGAVETEAMRLEEALVAERAEAVQQAEIAAIEAIKSKPGTGEGVAAIIAGSAPDDAARIEAEFGLPKAPGRPKKTSDELAEDWRRGGYPYRYKMLRHDYERQKFALQTELLKLQTWVKDARQRVVILFEGRDAAGKGGAIKRFMEHLNPRGARVVALEKPSEVERGQWYFQRYTSHLPSTGEIVLFDRSWYNRAGVERVMGFCSDEEYREFLLQTPDFERNLVRSGIHLIKFWFSVSREEQRRRFKERNVHPLKQWKLSPIDLASLDKWEDYTRAKEAMFFATDTADSPWTVIKSDDKKRARINAMRYVLHSLPYKGKDGSRIGPIDNLLVGRANFIHERGEVDITRPGKTVR from the coding sequence ATGGACGGCGCCAAGAAGGACGATGGCGGGAGCCGGCGCGTGGCCGGGGCCGTCGAGACGGAAGCGATGCGGCTGGAAGAGGCGCTGGTTGCCGAGCGCGCCGAGGCGGTGCAGCAGGCCGAGATCGCTGCGATCGAGGCCATCAAAAGCAAGCCGGGGACGGGCGAGGGCGTCGCCGCCATCATTGCCGGCTCAGCCCCTGACGACGCTGCCCGCATCGAGGCGGAATTCGGCCTTCCCAAGGCTCCCGGCCGACCGAAAAAGACGAGCGACGAACTCGCCGAGGACTGGCGGCGTGGCGGATATCCTTATCGCTACAAGATGTTGCGCCACGACTACGAGCGCCAGAAATTCGCTCTCCAGACCGAACTGCTCAAGCTGCAGACCTGGGTCAAGGACGCGCGGCAGCGCGTCGTCATCCTCTTCGAGGGGCGCGACGCGGCAGGCAAGGGCGGCGCGATCAAGCGCTTCATGGAGCATCTGAACCCCCGCGGCGCGCGCGTCGTGGCGCTGGAAAAGCCGAGCGAAGTCGAGCGCGGCCAGTGGTATTTCCAGCGCTATACAAGCCACCTGCCCTCGACCGGCGAAATCGTCCTCTTCGATCGCTCATGGTATAACAGGGCCGGTGTCGAGCGTGTCATGGGCTTCTGCAGCGACGAGGAGTATCGCGAATTCCTGCTCCAGACGCCAGACTTCGAGCGCAATCTGGTGCGCAGCGGCATCCATCTCATCAAGTTCTGGTTCTCGGTGAGCCGCGAGGAGCAGCGCCGGCGCTTCAAGGAGCGCAACGTCCATCCGCTGAAGCAGTGGAAGCTCTCGCCGATCGATCTCGCGAGCCTCGACAAGTGGGAGGACTACACCCGCGCCAAGGAGGCGATGTTCTTCGCCACGGACACCGCGGACTCGCCCTGGACGGTGATCAAGTCCGACGACAAGAAGCGGGCCCGCATCAACGCCATGCGCTACGTGCTGCATTCCCTGCCCTACAAGGGCAAGGACGGCAGCCGGATCGGCCCGATCGACAATCTCCTGGTCGGCCGCGCGAATTTCATCCACGAGCGCGGCGAGGTCGATATCACCCGGCCGGGGAAGACGGTCCGCTGA
- a CDS encoding endonuclease/exonuclease/phosphatase family protein gives MVTSVLSLNAWGGRLHGPLLGYLADSPADVICLQEVTRTPGHRHGWLDYRDGDIVLPQRTNLFDEIAEALPDHDGLFMPAARGVLHDGETAVPSEFGLATFWRRSLSLLGQAQDFVHGAFLADRWGEHPRARNAHVIRVHDHEAGFTATIGQMHGLRDPAGKQDTAAKLAQAEAFAALVRNVWPGGERLVACGDLNVLPQSRTFAILGELGLRDLVIGHGFTDTRTSLYAKPGRFADYMLVNEMVSVTSFDVVAEPEVSDHRPLELSFG, from the coding sequence ATCGTGACTTCCGTTCTTTCCCTCAATGCCTGGGGTGGACGCCTCCATGGCCCGCTGCTCGGATATCTCGCGGACAGTCCCGCCGACGTGATCTGCCTGCAGGAAGTCACGCGTACGCCGGGTCACCGACATGGTTGGCTCGACTATCGCGACGGCGACATCGTGCTGCCGCAGCGGACCAATCTCTTCGACGAGATCGCAGAAGCCCTGCCCGACCACGACGGCCTCTTCATGCCGGCGGCGCGGGGCGTGTTGCATGACGGCGAGACGGCTGTTCCGTCCGAGTTCGGCCTCGCTACCTTCTGGCGCAGATCGCTGTCGCTGCTCGGCCAGGCGCAGGACTTCGTCCATGGCGCGTTCCTCGCCGATCGTTGGGGCGAGCACCCGCGCGCCCGCAATGCTCACGTCATCCGCGTTCATGACCACGAAGCCGGCTTCACCGCGACGATCGGGCAGATGCACGGGCTCCGCGATCCGGCCGGAAAACAGGATACGGCGGCGAAGCTCGCGCAGGCCGAGGCGTTCGCGGCGCTCGTCCGGAACGTCTGGCCGGGCGGCGAGCGGCTGGTCGCTTGCGGCGACCTCAACGTGCTGCCACAAAGCCGGACCTTTGCGATACTCGGCGAACTCGGCCTGCGCGACCTCGTCATTGGCCACGGCTTCACCGACACGCGCACGTCGCTTTACGCCAAGCCGGGCCGCTTCGCCGATTACATGCTCGTCAACGAGATGGTTTCGGTCACGTCATTCGACGTCGTCGCAGAACCGGAAGTCTCGGACCACCGGCCGCTCGAGCTCTCCTTCGGGTGA
- a CDS encoding DUF998 domain-containing protein, with amino-acid sequence MTIKLRGSADNAPLVRGGPAQVLEVLQLLDVLRSHASRLARIGNHDGRFRRSDQHSDFTAYFRRRQRRLLRFPTTFRRPAIGAGRAADHRAVAETKAPTSTYRQPGLSTVDRSERPGNSLMRSTSRTVAADWAARMAALCWLGTAFSYFIPETIAALAFRGYSFSTHMISDLGIPYPTVIDGRSIDSPLASVMNAGFVVQALFFASAAVIVGRALPRRGPAYAVFLGAALADALGLVLIALFHSGTREIADGTIIWHMVGASLSILGGNIVAISSGFALAPLGMPRVYRPAGIVLGLFGIGSILFLVAGPGWFPAGAVERASVYTITVWELMTAAFLLSRRGGLNSLAKGRA; translated from the coding sequence GTGACGATCAAACTGCGAGGATCGGCTGACAATGCTCCACTCGTCAGAGGCGGTCCGGCGCAGGTTCTGGAGGTTTTGCAGCTTCTCGATGTTCTTCGATCCCACGCATCTCGGCTGGCTCGGATCGGAAATCATGATGGGCGCTTTAGGCGGTCCGACCAACACTCGGATTTTACTGCATATTTCCGTCGCCGACAAAGGCGACTCCTGCGATTTCCGACCACGTTCCGCAGACCAGCAATAGGAGCGGGCCGGGCGGCGGACCATCGCGCGGTCGCGGAAACCAAAGCGCCGACCTCGACGTATCGACAACCGGGGCTGTCCACGGTGGACCGCTCGGAACGTCCTGGGAATTCACTGATGCGCTCGACATCCCGAACTGTCGCTGCGGACTGGGCCGCGAGGATGGCGGCCTTGTGTTGGCTCGGCACGGCGTTTTCCTACTTCATCCCGGAAACGATCGCGGCCTTGGCGTTCCGGGGCTACAGCTTCTCGACGCATATGATCAGCGATCTCGGAATCCCCTACCCGACCGTCATAGACGGCCGGAGCATCGACTCCCCTTTGGCGTCGGTGATGAATGCCGGCTTCGTGGTGCAAGCGCTCTTCTTTGCTTCGGCGGCGGTGATCGTGGGACGGGCGCTGCCGAGGCGAGGTCCGGCCTACGCGGTGTTTCTCGGCGCGGCGCTCGCCGATGCGCTGGGGCTGGTGCTCATCGCGCTCTTTCATAGCGGCACACGCGAGATCGCCGACGGGACCATCATCTGGCACATGGTCGGCGCCAGCCTGTCGATCCTCGGCGGCAACATCGTCGCGATTTCGTCGGGCTTCGCGCTGGCGCCGCTCGGGATGCCGCGCGTCTATCGTCCGGCCGGCATCGTCCTCGGGCTTTTCGGGATCGGCAGCATCCTTTTCCTCGTGGCCGGCCCAGGCTGGTTTCCGGCCGGTGCGGTCGAGCGGGCGAGCGTCTACACGATCACGGTTTGGGAACTCATGACAGCCGCGTTCCTGCTGTCGCGTCGCGGCGGCCTGAACTCCTTGGCGAAGGGCAGGGCCTAG
- a CDS encoding glycoside hydrolase family 2 protein, with amino-acid sequence MAYSEHPRPQFERERWLSLDGAWQFAHDDEARWTGPADARFDRTITVPYAPEAPRSGIHDEGFHPVVWYRRELELPADLAPDAEHDAILHFGAIDYKSDIWINGQHAASHVGGHTPVRVRLGAYVTDGKIDIVVRAEDDPADMMKPRGKQDWLAEPHGIWYPRTTGIWQTVFVERVGRSHLERLQWTPDFARFEIRLDTRVTAPVGCRLRVALSLNGRILVEDDYALKGRDTSRVIALPDPGIDDARAEFVWSPEHPQVIDATVELVDASGKVVDSVKSYTALRAVSTANGRFVMNGRSYFLRLVLDQGYWREGVMTASDEELRRDVELTKQLGFNGVRKHQKIENPRFLYWADMLGLLVWEEMPSAYGYSTESVTRLAAEWQEAIERDYSHPCIVTWVPFNESWGIPELPHSTVQRSYQQALYHLTKTLDPTRPVSGNDGWEQLATDIFAVHDYHHSGAVLHDRYGSEVAFHDTLTTFRSAGRALALDGHPWVGQPVMLTEFGGIAYFMGTEAGWGYSTAKDTDDFVARYGDVLSGATDSELLAGYCYTQLTDTYQEQNGVLTMDRTPKADIALIRAANLGVPVERLPENPMGYNKRWEKTLAARGG; translated from the coding sequence TTGGCCTATAGTGAACATCCGCGCCCGCAATTCGAGCGCGAACGCTGGCTCTCGCTCGACGGTGCCTGGCAGTTCGCCCATGACGACGAAGCGCGCTGGACCGGCCCGGCCGACGCACGCTTCGACCGCACCATCACCGTCCCCTATGCGCCTGAAGCGCCGCGCAGTGGCATTCACGACGAGGGCTTCCATCCGGTCGTCTGGTATCGCCGTGAACTGGAGCTGCCGGCGGATCTCGCGCCGGATGCCGAACACGATGCGATCCTCCACTTCGGCGCCATCGACTACAAGAGCGACATCTGGATCAACGGCCAGCATGCCGCGAGCCATGTCGGCGGGCACACGCCGGTGCGCGTTCGCCTCGGCGCCTATGTGACCGACGGCAAGATCGACATCGTTGTCCGTGCCGAGGACGATCCGGCCGACATGATGAAGCCGCGCGGCAAGCAGGATTGGCTCGCCGAGCCGCATGGCATCTGGTACCCGCGCACCACCGGTATCTGGCAGACTGTTTTCGTCGAGCGTGTCGGCCGCAGCCATCTCGAGCGGCTTCAGTGGACGCCCGATTTCGCCCGTTTCGAGATCCGCCTCGATACGCGCGTGACGGCGCCGGTCGGCTGCCGGCTGCGGGTAGCGCTTTCGCTCAACGGCCGCATCCTCGTCGAGGACGACTATGCACTGAAGGGAAGGGACACGAGCCGTGTCATCGCCCTCCCCGACCCCGGCATCGACGATGCGCGGGCGGAATTCGTCTGGTCGCCGGAGCACCCGCAAGTCATCGACGCCACGGTCGAACTTGTCGATGCCTCGGGCAAGGTCGTCGACAGCGTGAAGAGCTATACCGCGCTCCGCGCCGTCTCCACCGCCAATGGCCGCTTCGTGATGAACGGGCGGTCCTACTTCCTGCGCCTCGTCCTCGATCAAGGCTATTGGCGCGAGGGCGTCATGACCGCGAGCGACGAGGAGCTGCGGCGCGATGTCGAGCTCACCAAGCAGCTCGGTTTCAATGGCGTTCGCAAGCACCAGAAGATCGAGAATCCTCGGTTCCTCTATTGGGCCGACATGCTAGGCCTGCTGGTCTGGGAGGAGATGCCGAGCGCCTACGGCTATTCGACCGAGTCGGTGACCCGCCTCGCCGCCGAATGGCAGGAGGCGATCGAGCGCGACTATTCGCACCCCTGCATCGTCACCTGGGTACCGTTCAACGAATCCTGGGGCATTCCGGAGCTGCCGCACAGCACGGTGCAGCGCAGCTACCAGCAGGCGCTCTACCACCTCACCAAGACGCTCGATCCGACGCGTCCGGTCAGCGGTAATGACGGTTGGGAGCAGCTCGCGACCGACATCTTCGCCGTGCACGATTACCACCACAGCGGCGCCGTCCTGCACGACCGCTACGGCTCCGAAGTGGCATTCCACGACACGCTGACGACCTTCCGCTCGGCCGGCCGGGCGCTGGCGCTCGACGGTCATCCGTGGGTGGGCCAGCCGGTCATGCTGACCGAATTCGGCGGCATCGCCTATTTCATGGGGACCGAAGCCGGCTGGGGCTACAGCACGGCGAAGGACACCGATGATTTCGTCGCGCGCTATGGCGACGTGCTCTCCGGCGCAACCGATTCCGAGCTTCTGGCGGGATACTGCTACACGCAGCTCACCGACACCTATCAGGAGCAGAACGGTGTCCTGACCATGGATCGCACGCCCAAGGCCGACATCGCCCTGATCCGCGCCGCCAATCTTGGCGTCCCGGTCGAGCGGCTGCCGGAAAATCCGATGGGCTACAACAAGCGCTGGGAGAAGACGCTCGCCGCGCGCGGCGGCTGA